In Methylophaga thalassica, one genomic interval encodes:
- a CDS encoding GIY-YIG nuclease family protein, with translation MTIKTDWTVYIIEAENGHLYTGITTDISRRFQQHQQGKGGARFFHTSQAKKIVYQETHPDRSTASKREAAIKKLSRQAKLALIASR, from the coding sequence TTGACGATAAAAACTGACTGGACGGTTTATATTATCGAAGCGGAGAACGGTCATCTTTATACCGGCATCACCACCGATATTTCCCGCCGCTTTCAGCAACATCAGCAAGGCAAAGGCGGCGCCAGGTTCTTTCATACCAGTCAGGCAAAAAAAATTGTCTATCAGGAAACCCACCCTGATAGGAGCACAGCCTCCAAACGCGAAGCAGCCATAAAAAAACTAAGTCGTCAGGCGAAATTAGCCCTTATCGCTTCACGCTAA
- the msrB gene encoding peptide-methionine (R)-S-oxide reductase MsrB, whose translation MPNKLLKSDAEWRQELSEEQFYVTRQSGTEPAFSGIYVDHDDEGVYRCICCKQPLFSSDNKFDSGCGWPSFSAQISHGVVNHLADHSHGMDRTEVRCQSCDAHLGHIFDDGPAPTGLRYCINSVALDFDDKN comes from the coding sequence ATGCCCAACAAACTTCTAAAATCCGATGCTGAGTGGCGGCAAGAACTCAGTGAAGAGCAGTTTTATGTGACTCGTCAATCTGGAACCGAGCCCGCATTTTCTGGGATCTACGTCGATCATGATGATGAAGGTGTATACCGATGTATATGTTGTAAGCAGCCTTTATTTTCATCCGACAATAAATTTGATTCAGGTTGTGGCTGGCCAAGTTTTTCTGCACAGATATCGCATGGCGTGGTGAATCATCTGGCAGATCATAGTCATGGTATGGATCGTACAGAAGTGCGCTGTCAGTCCTGCGACGCACATTTAGGTCATATCTTTGATGATGGACCGGCTCCTACAGGGCTGCGTTATTGTATTAATTCGGTCGCTCTCGATTTTGACGATAAAAACTGA